The genomic DNA aggtcagtttacaagattttcgtcagattttgagagactctagtcacctcattccactccccatttccgggtgagtcccgactgccctgccgccgactgaacatgtcaggtcagccaaaatgaaggccgacagcctcCCAGACTGACGAGGGCACGGGACACATTGAACAGATTCGaatcactgacctcgccagactgtctaacaAACGATTTTCGGCCCCGCGTGTGCCGGGCTTTAAGCCTACATGATTATCTTTATGAAAATGACATCAGGTGGAGGGGGGTGAAATTCTTGTGCTGATAATTTAGGTTTATGGTCCATTACTAATCATGCATATGCAAAATTTGTCAGTGGTCCCTAACAACATGCCTAAAGTTGTGATCTTTCTGTATGTTTGatgaccttcctccacagtgctgcgaaggagggtctggctagtccacacaacattccgggatgggagaaaaacgtgctctggtttattggcatttctttaaaccaatcacaatggttttgggcagcgctaagcaccggacggagccacggtgcctctgcaccaacatgtgtacgttcaaaagtagttttagtcgtgcaacagaaaactcagataggacagatagtctagctagctgtctggattgaccgtgcagagatctgaggagcagttaaccatagtcctcagaaatccaccggagtttagaacgccaacacaaagaaagggtAAGGTAAAGGATCTCctgccgaaaatgagggacgtCCGGTggaagcaatcccggaaatgaaacgttgttgatatagaccaagccattgccaaatgagttggtACAAAGCTATTGAAGCCTAtgagctccacacaactctctctgcgtttctcagtatggctatgtttacaaaatggtgtcgtccggcgactttcgcgcgcagCAGCTCGAGTGATGTGTTTGACGCCCCCGCTGAGAAACGACAACGGCAGCGTTCAGCTTCGGAGACAAAGAGGAATGCTGCAACAGGTGAAAGCATGGCTGAAAACCCGAAGAGGCGTCCACGAAATGTTTCAAGTCAGTGATGGTGCTGCTAAGAAAAGACCTACACGTTCAGCAGAAGgattaaaatccccaaaaagaaAGTGGCTGAAGGCGAAGACAAAAGCAGATAACAACTGGTGTGGCTTTTTTCTAGTTGAAGAGCGctgaaaagaataaagaaagtGGACTGAGGTCTGACACGGATGTCGCCTTACTGCTCTTGAACAGGTTAGTAATGGGTTTTGTAACGTATTAGGAGTATGGATGACGCCGACAGTGTTTTTGTCATTACGCTTTAACTACACAATTGGGTTTGacattaaattatttttcataCCAGGAGACAAGGTTGTAGTCCTAAGAGTGTAAATGTAGTGTGGCCAATATTCGTGGCACCTCACCTGTTTCTGGTCCCATTTGAAATCTGGGAGGAGGACAAAGCCAACTTTTGGATCCGGATCTTCATAAACTATCCGGTCAGCCTCTGCCTTCTTCTCAAGGATGTTGTACACCCACTGGGGAGTGAAGGTAATGTTAAATCCATCCACAGATAATGTTGTGCGTTCACAAGTATGCATTCATGACGCCAATGCAAGCATGTTACTGACGGAGGAGATTTTCAGAACACTGACCTGCACGCTGAAACTCTGCTTCTGAATGTAGGGCAATGTGATGGACTGATAGTCCTCCCCAGTCTCCTCCACGAGGAAACTCTCCTGTCGCTGGTATTTCTTGACGTGCTTCTCTGTGGCTGGACACACGACTGTAGTCTTGATCTCTgcaaaacagaaacacagaggcTGTCAAACCTTGGTGCAGCTGGCCAAAAGTGGCTGCTGGATTCACAATCTCTTTAgtcagttaatttttttttccttctcctgACTGTACCATTGAGTTGAGGGGGAGCCTGTAAACGATATGTGCTGTAGATGTCGTTCTTCATCTCCAGTTTCAGCCTGGAACCGCTGAAAAGCTCAGCCAGGGTGTCTTCTCTGATGGGAGTCTTCTCCAGGATAACCACAGCCTCCTGATCGGCAAGCTGGTGATGACATGTTCAGAATCAGaattctttgtgaatgaataatgtatcgtaaataaataaatgttcttccttaaaatacagggggcataagtatacacacccctatgttaaattcccatagaggcagccagatttttatttttaaaggccagttatttcatggatccagcatactatgcatcctgataaagttctcttggcctttggaattaaaatagccccacatcatcacatacccttcaccatacctagagattggcatggggtactttccataagatcttCTCTCActgcaaatcaaaccagttattgggctaactgaaataaaaccatgccaatctctaggtatggtgaaggggatgtgatgatgtggggctattttaatttcaaaggccaagggaagggaactttatcaggtggagggtgggggtgtggccttgaccaactgcaacttttctcgtttgaaagccatgatgtctctctctcatgggttggccaaattctctgggcgggcaaagcagagaaaggggaggtaaccttgctccttatgacctcataacaagcaagattccagatcagctcatctgagctttcattttctcaaaggcagagcaggatacccagggctcggtttacacctatcgccatttctagccactgggggaccataggcaggctgggggaactcatattaatgttaaaaaacctcataaagtgaaattttcatgccatgggacctttaaggaagaacatttatttattaatttatgatacattattcattcacaaagaaaattggtgtccttaaaggttggatttttcctcttttttttttaattaaggcattaagatcaatttccaaaagatgattttttgtattcctctgtTTAGTCAACTAGCATGGGTGTattgtattcacttatgctgagcactgtacatacacaaacaaacataatacacattaataagaaataaacaataaatacagcaacacaaacaaatatacaaaatacCTGTTTAGTATAACAAAAAGAAGGCTGAATGGGGTTAAGTaaagaatgcaaaaaaatatatagtatgtgcaatagGCAGATGTATACTCGTTATCACCAGAATTAATAAAATGTATGCAAAACAGCCCTTTCCTAAGCATGTCGTTGTCATACTCATTTCTATCAAATCCATTTTTACAATAATGCACTATGACGCAGactattattttgaaatatcgCACCGGAAGTCAGTGTTCCATCTTTCCTTCACAAAGCTAGTACTCCGACCAATTTGAATGAATATAACACATTTCCCTCTAACGTTAACAAAACTTGCTGTCAACTGCATAAGCATTGCTGGAGTTAGCTAAATACCTTATTTAACAGCTAAGTTAAGCTAAGTTAGCTAACTTTACGTTACAACAACCTTACCTTTCCATGAATGAAGATGTTTTTCTCCCGGGCAGAATCACTCAAGACTTTGGACGTTTTAAACTCACGCAGAATATTTTCGGATTCAGGTTCCTTTCCAACTTCTCCTCCACCATTCTCATTGTCGGCTTTCCCCCTCTTGACTTTCTGAGCTAATTCATCAGTTACAACACTGTCAATTTCACGTTTAGCCGGGGTGCCTGCCATGTTTCGTGGTTGCTGCTTTTGTGGCCAAAGATCGTGTATGTGTAAGAGGATAACTCACTCAACAACCGTGGACCCTGTCCGGAGCCTCGTGCATTGACTCTTGCCGTGCTTAAGATAGGAATGGTTTTTATTAATGATAATAACGTTATGTTCTTCAATATAGAAACAATTTGTCCGTCTAACAGGACAGCGACGCTACAAACATATGAGgatcttatagaatatgatgcattgctgtagatcaAACTACCCAAcattaaataaacagatatatatgtatgtatggtataaaaaaagagttcaaattagcacaaccttaaacattACATgcaatacatgaataaatacatgcaaCATACATAATGCAGCAGTAATATTAATCCAGAGACAtcacatataataataaaacactgacaggaaacattttactgcacaatTTACTGCACAATCAATACTTACTTTAAgtatttaaagtatttaaatTAAGTATTTAAGTAAGTTAATTTGGATGATAATATTACATACTTTTACATACTTTGTTAAGATTTTGAGTGCAAGACTTTTTCTTGGGATTTACCATAGGATTTCCCTGGGGTTAATTTCGCAGAAGTCAATTTGGTGCAGAGTGAGACCTTGTATCATGCACTATATCTTACCTACGGTGTTAAGTTCATAAATAAAATCACAGGTGATTGACACATCATTTAACTAATATGATTAGCGTTTCGGGGCGGGGCGACTGCTGAGTGGtccaataaaaacattgtttaaatacGACAATGGAGACGTTCATTTGTTTAGATCCCACACACGCACTGTGGGAAGCAAGACGGCTGAAGTTGTTGTGGGGATGCAAGACTAACTTTTAAGTAACGTTACACTTTATGAAGGACAGCGTCGTGTCGTTAGTCTTCTCCATCCAGTCCAAAATGTTCAAATGGGTCCAAATATGGCTTCTCCTCACAGTTCTTCACACTCTGGCTCGTGCTGTTGTGCCAAGAAGAGGTAACTTAGCTAGAGTTTGTACTTAGCAAATGCTCAATGTATCGCTAGCAAAACGTGTGGAAATTTCGTATGAAGGCTAACAGGGGCATAACACTTAGTGTGGTTGTAGATTTATTTGAGTAGTCTGTGTTAAGCTACCAGCTTTATTGAACTAACTTACTAACTAGCTCACATTAGCGGTTAATGAGTGCTTGTTAAGTTTATTTAGTGGCTGTAGCTAGAGTAAGctaatgttaattaatttaatttgctAATTGAATGTAGCTTTGGTTGTAAGGTACGGATGAGGATTAGGGCCATATGTGAAAAGATTGAGTTCTAATTTAATATTAGTTGAAAGGAAACTTGCTAGCTTCTGTCAAGTTATTATCTGTGGTATTTATGTTATCCAGTGGCACTCTAACTTTCATTTAGTACCTTACACACTATGGCtgggatatactgtatatttatttatttatttattttttgtattgcgattttcatgtATTGCAATTGTAGAAGAATTGCAATTCGATAGTATTGCGTATTGCAATTTTTGTTAACTTcgttaacaaaaacaaaagttgaataatacacttctagagagaatatatcatgagacatttctaaaaacaaattaaaaaaagagaagaaaaaagaatgcacatcaccagtcagtctgacatttatttcatttttaaagaagtacataacctggatcttctgcattttctgctttcggcCTGTTTTGCTGTAAACGCATATGATGTAGTCGGCGGTACCGTATAATCTGCAGATATTTAGGTGAATCGTTGctcaaaataaatgtattgtttctagggaaaataattgatttttaaaattgtcgcaaaaaatatttttattttttttccccacccctatTACACACTGTAGTTGTTGCTGTATCGTATTTGACACCACTTAGTTTACAATTAAGCTTACTAGGATAATTGTATCCCTACAATTTAAGGTTTCATTGCAGGAATCTGGAAAATATGTGTAAACTTTATGGGTTCATTCAGACCAGTTGTGTGGTGTGCCTTTGCTTTCAGAGAGGAGAAATGTCCTTTTCATCATGGCAGATGATTTGCGGACATCATTGGGCTGCTATGGGGACTCTGTGGTCAAATCCCCTAACATTGACCAACTGGCATCCAAAAGCAACGTTTTTCTCAGTGCATATGCGC from Perca fluviatilis chromosome 10, GENO_Pfluv_1.0, whole genome shotgun sequence includes the following:
- the dcps gene encoding m7GpppX diphosphatase translates to MAGTPAKREIDSVVTDELAQKVKRGKADNENGGGEVGKEPESENILREFKTSKVLSDSAREKNIFIHGKLADQEAVVILEKTPIREDTLAELFSGSRLKLEMKNDIYSTYRLQAPPQLNEIKTTVVCPATEKHVKKYQRQESFLVEETGEDYQSITLPYIQKQSFSVQWVYNILEKKAEADRIVYEDPDPKVGFVLLPDFKWDQKQVDDLYLIAIVHQRDIRSLRDLTSEHLPLLQNIFQKGKEAILERYKLPASKLRVYLHYQPSYYHLHVHFTKLGYEAPGCGVERAHLLADVIQNLQSDRQYYKSRTLYFPLRADDGLLSKFKETGRL